A single genomic interval of Mycolicibacterium sp. MU0053 harbors:
- a CDS encoding electron transfer flavoprotein subunit beta/FixA family protein: MTNIVVLIKQVPDTWSERKLSDSDFTLDREAADAVLDEINERAVEEALLIKEREGGDSTVTVLTAGPERATEAIRKALSMGADKAVHLNDEGMHGSDVVQTGWALARALGTIEGTELVIAGNEATDGVGGAVPAIIAEYLGLPQLTHVRKLNVENGKVTGERETDDGVFTLEAELPAVVSVNEKINEPRFPSFKGIMAAKKKEVTTLTLAEIGVEGDEVGVANAGSTVLASTPKPPKTAGEKIADEGEGGTKIADYLVAQKLI; encoded by the coding sequence ATGACGAACATCGTGGTCCTGATCAAACAGGTCCCAGACACGTGGTCGGAGCGCAAGCTGTCCGACAGCGACTTCACGCTGGATCGTGAGGCCGCCGACGCCGTGCTGGACGAGATCAACGAGCGCGCCGTGGAAGAGGCGCTGCTGATCAAGGAAAGGGAAGGCGGCGACAGCACGGTCACGGTGCTCACCGCCGGACCGGAGCGCGCCACCGAGGCGATCCGTAAGGCCCTGTCGATGGGCGCCGACAAGGCGGTCCACCTCAACGACGAGGGCATGCACGGTTCCGATGTCGTCCAGACCGGGTGGGCCCTGGCCCGCGCGCTGGGCACCATCGAGGGCACCGAGCTGGTCATCGCCGGCAACGAGGCCACCGACGGTGTCGGCGGCGCGGTCCCGGCGATCATCGCCGAGTACCTCGGGCTGCCGCAGCTGACCCACGTGCGCAAGCTCAACGTGGAGAACGGCAAGGTCACCGGCGAGCGGGAAACCGACGACGGGGTGTTCACCCTGGAGGCCGAGTTGCCTGCCGTGGTCAGCGTCAACGAGAAGATCAACGAGCCGCGCTTCCCGTCCTTCAAGGGCATCATGGCCGCCAAGAAGAAGGAAGTCACCACCCTGACCTTGGCCGAGATCGGTGTCGAGGGCGACGAGGTGGGCGTGGCCAACGCCGGTTCGACCGTGCTGGCTTCCACCCCCAAGCCGCCCAAGACCGCGGGCGAGAAGATCGCCGACGAGGGCGAAGGCGGCACCAAGATCGCCGACTACCTGGTCGCCCAGAAGCTGATCTAA
- a CDS encoding class I SAM-dependent methyltransferase produces the protein MSAFVTDGPLDPNPAARPPEAAAAPPSELPLTGERTIPGLDVENYWFRRHEVVYLRLAPLCADREVLEAGFGEGYGADLLAGVARRVIGVDYDESAVAHVRARYPKVQAHHGNLAELPLADASVDVVVNFQVIEHLWDQSQFVAECLRVLRPGGTLLMSTPNRVTFTPGSDTPINPFHTRELNAAELTELLVDGGFTMRSMSGVFHGAALRALDAKHGGSIIEAQIARALADAPWPAELLADVAAVTSADFDLLDADEADIDASLDLVAIAVRP, from the coding sequence ATGAGCGCATTCGTGACCGACGGTCCCCTCGACCCCAATCCTGCCGCGCGGCCCCCCGAGGCCGCCGCCGCGCCGCCCTCGGAGCTGCCCCTCACCGGTGAGCGGACCATCCCCGGACTGGATGTCGAGAATTACTGGTTCCGTCGACACGAGGTCGTTTACCTGCGGTTAGCCCCGCTGTGCGCGGACCGGGAGGTGCTCGAGGCCGGCTTCGGGGAGGGCTACGGAGCGGACCTGTTGGCCGGTGTGGCCCGTCGCGTCATCGGGGTGGACTATGACGAATCCGCAGTCGCCCATGTGCGTGCCCGCTACCCGAAAGTGCAGGCGCATCACGGCAATCTCGCCGAGCTGCCGTTGGCGGATGCATCGGTCGATGTTGTGGTCAATTTCCAGGTCATCGAACATCTGTGGGATCAGTCACAATTCGTGGCCGAATGCCTGCGCGTGTTGCGGCCGGGCGGGACATTGCTGATGTCGACGCCCAATCGGGTGACGTTCACCCCGGGCAGCGACACCCCGATCAACCCCTTCCACACCCGCGAACTCAACGCCGCCGAACTGACCGAACTGCTGGTCGACGGCGGTTTCACGATGCGGTCCATGAGCGGGGTCTTTCACGGCGCGGCGCTGCGCGCCCTCGACGCCAAGCACGGCGGCTCGATCATCGAGGCGCAGATCGCCCGCGCCCTGGCGGATGCGCCCTGGCCCGCGGAGTTGCTGGCCGACGTCGCCGCGGTCACCAGTGCCGATTTCGACCTGCTCGATGCCGACGAGGCCGACATCGATGCCAGCTTGGACCTGGTGGCCATCGCGGTGCGGCCGTGA
- a CDS encoding glycoside hydrolase family 57 protein yields MFSLVLHTHLPWLAHHGRWPVGEEWLYQSWSACYLPLMRVLRTMADEDRRGVLTLGMTPVVTAQLDDPYCLDGMHHWLTNWQLRALEATTVPGEGSEALRAFGRREYAEAGRALEDFATRWRHGGSPLLRQLVDAGTIELLGGPLAHPFQPLLNPRLREFALREGLADAAQRLGHTPSGIWAPECAYAPGMETEYAAIGISHFMVDGPSLHGDTTLGRPVGDTDVLAFGRDLQVSYRVWSPKSGYPGHAAYRDFHTYDHTTGLKPSRVTGRNVPSEAKAPYDPERADAAVDAHVADFVQVIRRRLISESERIGQPAHVIAAFDTELFGHWWYEGPIWLERVLRALPAAGIRLGTLGAAAAAGFTGTPVDLPPSSWGSGKDWQVWSGPQVADLVQLNAEVVDTALNTVDKALTQAAVPGRTVARDYVADQILRETLLTVSSDWPFMVSKDSAAEYARYRAHLHAHATREIAGALASGRRDAATRLAENWNRADGLFGALDARRLPRP; encoded by the coding sequence ATGTTCAGCCTGGTCCTGCACACCCACCTGCCCTGGCTGGCCCACCACGGTCGGTGGCCGGTCGGCGAGGAGTGGCTCTACCAGTCCTGGTCGGCGTGCTATCTGCCGCTGATGCGGGTACTGCGCACGATGGCGGACGAGGATCGGCGCGGGGTGCTCACCCTCGGGATGACCCCGGTGGTGACCGCACAACTCGACGACCCGTACTGCCTCGACGGCATGCACCACTGGCTGACCAACTGGCAGTTGCGCGCCCTGGAAGCCACCACGGTGCCGGGTGAGGGTTCAGAAGCGTTGCGGGCCTTCGGAAGACGTGAATACGCCGAAGCCGGCCGCGCGCTCGAGGACTTCGCCACCCGGTGGCGGCACGGCGGCAGCCCGCTCCTGCGCCAATTGGTCGACGCCGGCACCATCGAGCTGCTCGGTGGCCCGCTGGCCCACCCGTTTCAGCCGCTGCTGAATCCGCGACTGCGCGAGTTCGCGTTGCGCGAAGGGCTAGCCGACGCGGCGCAGCGACTGGGCCACACGCCCAGCGGCATCTGGGCCCCCGAATGCGCCTACGCCCCGGGCATGGAGACCGAGTACGCCGCCATCGGGATCAGCCACTTCATGGTCGACGGGCCGTCGCTGCACGGCGACACCACGCTGGGCCGCCCGGTCGGCGACACCGACGTCCTGGCATTCGGCCGCGATCTGCAGGTCAGCTACCGGGTCTGGTCACCGAAGTCCGGCTATCCCGGGCACGCGGCCTACCGCGACTTCCACACCTACGACCACACCACCGGACTCAAACCGTCCCGGGTCACCGGGCGCAACGTGCCCTCGGAGGCCAAGGCGCCCTACGATCCGGAGCGCGCGGATGCGGCCGTCGACGCGCACGTCGCCGATTTCGTGCAGGTCATCCGGCGCCGCCTGATATCGGAGTCCGAACGGATCGGGCAACCCGCCCATGTGATCGCCGCCTTCGACACCGAGCTGTTCGGGCACTGGTGGTACGAGGGCCCGATCTGGCTGGAGCGGGTGCTGCGCGCGCTGCCCGCCGCCGGGATTCGGCTCGGCACCCTCGGTGCTGCCGCCGCGGCCGGGTTCACCGGCACGCCGGTCGATTTACCGCCCAGCTCTTGGGGTTCGGGCAAGGACTGGCAGGTGTGGTCGGGCCCGCAGGTGGCCGATCTGGTGCAGTTGAACGCCGAAGTCGTCGACACCGCGCTGAACACGGTGGACAAGGCGCTGACCCAGGCCGCCGTCCCCGGTCGCACCGTTGCCCGCGACTACGTCGCCGACCAGATTCTGCGCGAGACGCTGCTGACGGTCTCCAGCGACTGGCCCTTCATGGTCAGCAAGGACTCCGCGGCCGAGTACGCGCGCTACCGGGCACACCTGCATGCGCACGCCACCCGGGAGATCGCCGGCGCGTTGGCCTCCGGTCGCCGCGATGCGGCCACCCGGCTCGCCGAGAACTGGAACCGCGCCGACGGTTTGTTCGGCGCATTGGACGCCAGGCGGTTGCCCCGCCCATGA
- a CDS encoding glycosyltransferase family 4 protein — translation MKILMVSWEYPPVVIGGLGRHVHHLATDLVAAGHEVVVLSRRPTGTDPSTHPSTDEVAEGVRVIAAAQDPHEFTFGTDMMAWTLAMGHAMVRAGLTLRDWQPDLVHAHDWLVAHPAVALAEFFDVPLVSTIHATEAGRHSGWISGPVSRQVHALESWLVHESDSLISCSASMREELTRLFGPGLSEINVIPNGIDTAGWPFEPRATHSGPPELLYFGRLEYEKGVHEAIAALPRIRRTHPGTTLTIAGDGTQLDWLVELARKHKVRKATKFIGRVDHQALLQLLHRADAAVLPSHYEPFGIVALEAAAAGTPLVTSNVGGLGEAVIDGVTGVSCPPRDVAALAAAVRVVLDDPAAAQQRAEAARERLTADFSWATVAEETAQVYLAAKRGERQPQRRQVIVERPLPDYG, via the coding sequence ATGAAAATCCTGATGGTGTCGTGGGAGTACCCGCCGGTCGTGATCGGCGGCCTCGGCCGACACGTGCACCACCTGGCCACCGACCTGGTGGCCGCGGGCCACGAGGTGGTGGTGCTGTCGCGGCGGCCCACCGGCACCGATCCGTCCACGCACCCGTCCACCGACGAGGTCGCCGAGGGCGTGCGCGTCATCGCCGCCGCCCAGGATCCGCACGAATTCACCTTCGGCACCGACATGATGGCCTGGACGCTGGCCATGGGCCACGCGATGGTGCGCGCGGGCCTGACGTTGCGCGACTGGCAGCCCGACCTGGTCCACGCGCATGACTGGCTGGTCGCCCACCCCGCCGTCGCATTGGCCGAATTCTTCGACGTGCCACTGGTTTCCACCATTCACGCCACCGAGGCCGGCCGGCACTCCGGTTGGATCTCCGGTCCGGTGAGCCGGCAGGTGCACGCGCTGGAATCGTGGCTGGTGCACGAATCGGACTCACTGATCAGCTGCTCGGCCTCGATGCGCGAGGAACTCACCCGACTGTTCGGCCCGGGGCTGTCCGAGATCAACGTCATCCCCAACGGAATCGACACCGCCGGCTGGCCTTTCGAGCCCCGTGCCACCCATTCGGGCCCGCCGGAGCTGCTGTACTTCGGTCGGCTGGAATACGAGAAGGGCGTCCACGAGGCCATTGCCGCGCTGCCCCGTATCCGTCGGACCCATCCCGGCACCACCCTGACCATCGCCGGGGACGGCACCCAGCTCGACTGGCTGGTCGAACTGGCTCGCAAACACAAGGTCCGCAAAGCGACCAAATTCATTGGCCGGGTTGATCATCAGGCCCTGCTGCAATTGCTGCACCGCGCGGATGCGGCCGTGTTGCCCTCGCATTACGAACCGTTCGGCATCGTGGCGCTGGAGGCCGCGGCCGCCGGCACCCCGCTGGTGACCTCCAACGTGGGCGGGCTGGGCGAAGCCGTGATCGACGGGGTCACCGGGGTGTCGTGTCCCCCACGCGACGTCGCCGCCTTGGCCGCGGCCGTGCGCGTGGTGCTCGACGATCCGGCCGCCGCCCAGCAGCGCGCCGAGGCGGCGCGGGAGCGGCTGACGGCCGACTTCTCGTGGGCGACGGTGGCCGAGGAGACCGCGCAGGTGTACCTGGCCGCCAAACGCGGCGAGCGACAGCCTCAGCGGCGTCAGGTCATCGTCGAGCGCCCGCTGCCGGACTACGGCTAG
- a CDS encoding acyltransferase: protein MTTMWGAPIHKRWRGSRLGDPRQAKFLTLASLKWVLANKAYTPWYLVRYWRLLKFKMANPHIITRGMVFLGKGVEIQATPELSQMEIGRWVHIGDKNTIRCHEGSLRIGDKVVLGRDNVINTYLDIELGDSVLMADWCYVCDFDHKMDDISLPIKDQGIVKSPVRIGPDTWVAAKVSILRGTAIGRGCVLGSHAVVRGVIPDFSIAVGAPAKVVKNRKLAWESSAAQRAELAAALADIERKKASR from the coding sequence ATGACGACCATGTGGGGTGCACCAATCCACAAGCGGTGGCGCGGTTCGCGGCTCGGTGATCCGCGGCAGGCCAAATTCTTGACGCTCGCGTCGCTGAAATGGGTGCTGGCCAACAAGGCCTACACCCCGTGGTACCTGGTGCGGTACTGGCGGCTGCTGAAGTTCAAGATGGCCAACCCGCACATCATCACCCGCGGCATGGTGTTCCTGGGCAAGGGCGTGGAGATTCAGGCCACGCCCGAGCTCTCGCAGATGGAGATCGGTCGCTGGGTGCACATCGGTGACAAGAACACCATCCGCTGCCACGAGGGCTCGTTGCGCATCGGCGACAAGGTGGTGCTGGGTCGCGACAACGTGATCAACACCTACCTGGACATCGAGCTCGGTGATTCGGTGCTGATGGCCGACTGGTGCTACGTCTGCGATTTTGATCACAAGATGGACGACATCAGCCTGCCGATCAAGGATCAGGGCATCGTCAAGAGCCCGGTCCGGATCGGGCCGGACACCTGGGTGGCGGCCAAGGTCAGCATTCTGCGCGGCACCGCGATCGGCCGGGGCTGCGTGCTGGGCTCGCACGCGGTGGTCCGTGGCGTGATCCCGGACTTCTCGATTGCCGTCGGCGCGCCGGCGAAGGTGGTCAAGAACCGCAAGCTCGCGTGGGAGAGTTCGGCGGCGCAACGCGCGGAGTTGGCGGCCGCGCTGGCCGACATCGAGCGCAAGAAAGCCTCCCGCTAA
- a CDS encoding PQQ-binding-like beta-propeller repeat protein gives MHRRLVALASATLVTGLVLAGCADTDSWVEAAPAVGWAAPYADAANSSYTDTAGARELELDWTRSVKGELGAAVALGAEGYLAANAQTAAGCSLMAWENDNDGRQRWCTRLAQGGGFAGPLFDGFDNLYVGQPGAILSFPPTQWIRWRQQVIGMPLTPRLLGNGQLLVVTHLGQVLIFDAHRGNVVGNPIDLVEGVDPTDPQRGLDDCAPARPRCPVAAAPAFSPVSNTVVVSLWQPGRPAATLVGLRYRPGQNPLLTQEWSSDVVRDGVVAAPVFSADGSTVYVNGRDERLWALNAADGEAKWSVPLDYLAQTPPTVAPDGTIVAGGGPGATLTGIKDSGAAAEVRWRRGDVETLSSASQAGAEVAYTVARSGAHGMALVAFDPRDGETVNSYPLPQATGFPVGVSVGADRRVVAATSDGQVYSYAAV, from the coding sequence GTGCATCGGCGACTTGTTGCTCTGGCATCCGCCACGCTGGTCACCGGATTGGTACTCGCCGGATGCGCGGACACCGATTCCTGGGTCGAGGCGGCCCCGGCGGTCGGCTGGGCCGCGCCCTACGCGGACGCCGCCAACAGCAGCTACACCGACACCGCGGGCGCTCGGGAGCTGGAGCTGGACTGGACCCGCTCGGTCAAGGGCGAACTCGGCGCCGCGGTGGCACTCGGCGCCGAGGGTTATCTGGCGGCCAACGCGCAGACCGCGGCCGGCTGTTCGCTGATGGCGTGGGAGAACGACAACGACGGTCGCCAGCGCTGGTGCACCCGACTGGCCCAGGGCGGCGGGTTCGCCGGACCGCTGTTCGACGGCTTCGACAACCTCTATGTCGGGCAGCCGGGCGCCATCCTGTCGTTCCCCCCCACGCAGTGGATCCGCTGGCGCCAGCAGGTCATCGGGATGCCGCTGACCCCACGGCTTCTCGGAAACGGCCAGTTGCTGGTCGTCACGCATCTGGGCCAGGTGCTGATTTTCGACGCCCACCGCGGCAACGTGGTCGGCAACCCGATCGACCTGGTCGAGGGCGTCGACCCGACGGACCCGCAGCGCGGCCTCGACGACTGCGCACCGGCGCGTCCACGCTGTCCGGTGGCGGCGGCGCCGGCCTTCTCGCCGGTGTCCAACACCGTCGTGGTGAGCCTGTGGCAGCCCGGTCGGCCCGCGGCCACCCTGGTGGGCCTGCGCTATCGCCCCGGCCAAAACCCGTTGCTGACCCAGGAATGGAGCAGCGACGTCGTGCGCGACGGTGTGGTGGCCGCCCCGGTCTTCTCCGCCGACGGCTCCACGGTGTACGTCAACGGCCGCGACGAGCGGCTGTGGGCACTGAACGCGGCCGACGGCGAGGCCAAATGGTCGGTGCCGCTGGACTATCTGGCCCAGACACCGCCGACGGTCGCCCCCGACGGCACGATCGTCGCCGGCGGCGGCCCGGGCGCGACGTTGACCGGGATCAAGGATTCCGGTGCCGCCGCCGAGGTCCGCTGGCGGCGCGGCGACGTCGAAACCCTGAGTTCGGCCAGCCAGGCCGGCGCCGAGGTCGCCTACACGGTGGCGCGCTCCGGCGCCCACGGCATGGCGCTGGTGGCCTTCGATCCCCGGGACGGCGAGACCGTCAACAGCTATCCGCTGCCGCAGGCCACCGGCTTTCCCGTCGGCGTCTCCGTCGGGGCCGACCGCCGGGTGGTGGCGGCCACCAGCGACGGGCAGGTCTACAGCTACGCCGCGGTGTAG
- a CDS encoding esterase produces MVRAWVLTALIATVLLGWAPGAAAASGCGDFGGTLAADGLCRAHESQPEYEMDVSFPLDYPDQRAITDFITSTREEFVAAAHDPQAHNLPYRMEMKATEAATATTRSVAFEVYQNVGGAHPSTWYRTFNYDLIRQRPLGFADLFAPGARPVPELLPIVQRELTSRLGVPDLVSPTAGLDPASYQSFAITDEALIFYFDRGAIMAGAAGAHTVSVPRSALPPLVV; encoded by the coding sequence ATGGTGCGCGCCTGGGTTCTCACCGCGCTGATCGCGACGGTTCTGTTGGGCTGGGCGCCCGGGGCGGCCGCCGCCAGCGGTTGCGGCGACTTCGGCGGGACCCTGGCCGCGGACGGGTTGTGCCGGGCGCACGAGTCGCAGCCCGAGTACGAGATGGATGTCAGCTTCCCGCTGGACTATCCGGATCAGCGCGCCATCACCGACTTCATCACCAGCACCCGTGAGGAATTCGTGGCCGCCGCCCACGATCCGCAGGCGCACAACCTGCCGTACCGGATGGAGATGAAGGCCACCGAGGCGGCCACCGCCACCACCCGTTCGGTGGCGTTCGAGGTCTACCAGAACGTCGGCGGAGCCCACCCGTCCACGTGGTACCGCACCTTCAACTACGACCTGATCCGGCAACGCCCCCTCGGCTTCGCGGATCTGTTCGCCCCGGGCGCGCGGCCGGTGCCCGAGCTGTTGCCGATTGTGCAGCGCGAATTGACTTCTCGACTTGGGGTGCCCGACTTGGTGTCGCCGACCGCAGGCCTGGATCCGGCCAGCTACCAGAGCTTCGCGATCACCGATGAGGCGCTCATCTTCTACTTCGATCGCGGGGCGATCATGGCCGGCGCGGCCGGGGCGCACACCGTGTCGGTGCCGCGCTCGGCGCTGCCCCCGCTGGTGGTCTGA
- a CDS encoding THUMP-like domain-containing protein — protein MAPGGAQGLVLQRDGHRGQALLSSGLAFTRADVAFLTSTEGVAALAEVAALPLAGDRITDITAVRSRYGAHTAVLVETTLLRRKAAAKLAGTEQWLFTDEALQQATAAPVAAHRARRLAARRVSDVTCSIGAELAALRETAAAVIGSDIDPVRLAMARHNLDDAVLICRADALAPVTADTVVVADPARRSAGRRRFHPRAYAPALDDLLEVYVGRDLVVKCAPGIDFAGLADMGFRGEVEVTSWRASVREACLWSAGLAESGVTRRATVLDTGEQITDAEDDDCGHGPVGRWIVDPDGAVVRAGLVRHYGARHGLWQLDPEIAYLTGDSVPPGVRGFEVVAHLPFTEKALRQALTSHDCGALEILVRGVRVDPDELRRRMRPRGGTALSVVITRIGAGPAARPHAFICRSPRPASAPR, from the coding sequence ATGGCGCCGGGTGGTGCCCAAGGGCTGGTTCTACAACGTGATGGTCACCGGGGTCAAGCCCTCCTGAGCTCGGGGCTGGCGTTCACCCGCGCCGACGTCGCATTCCTGACCTCGACCGAGGGCGTGGCCGCCCTGGCCGAGGTGGCCGCGCTGCCACTGGCCGGCGACCGCATCACCGACATCACCGCGGTGCGGTCCCGCTACGGCGCCCACACCGCGGTGCTGGTGGAGACCACGCTGCTGCGCCGGAAAGCGGCGGCCAAGCTGGCCGGCACCGAGCAGTGGCTCTTCACCGACGAGGCGCTGCAGCAGGCCACCGCGGCCCCGGTCGCCGCGCACCGGGCCCGGCGGTTGGCGGCGCGCCGGGTGTCGGACGTCACCTGCTCGATCGGGGCGGAACTCGCCGCGTTGCGCGAGACCGCAGCGGCGGTGATCGGCAGCGACATCGATCCGGTCCGGTTGGCGATGGCCCGGCACAATCTGGATGACGCGGTGCTGATCTGTCGCGCCGATGCGCTGGCGCCGGTCACCGCCGACACCGTCGTCGTCGCGGACCCCGCGCGGCGCAGCGCGGGGCGACGCCGCTTCCACCCGCGCGCCTACGCGCCGGCGCTCGACGACCTGCTGGAGGTCTATGTCGGCCGTGACCTGGTGGTCAAATGTGCCCCGGGCATCGACTTCGCGGGCCTGGCGGACATGGGTTTTCGCGGCGAGGTCGAGGTGACCTCGTGGCGGGCGTCGGTCCGCGAAGCGTGCCTGTGGTCGGCGGGGCTGGCCGAATCGGGGGTCACCCGGCGCGCCACGGTGCTGGATACGGGTGAGCAGATCACCGACGCCGAAGACGACGACTGCGGCCACGGTCCGGTGGGTCGCTGGATCGTCGACCCCGACGGCGCGGTGGTGCGGGCCGGGCTGGTGCGGCACTACGGCGCTCGCCACGGTCTGTGGCAGCTTGACCCCGAGATCGCTTATCTCACCGGTGACTCCGTGCCGCCGGGCGTCCGCGGCTTCGAGGTCGTGGCGCACCTGCCCTTCACGGAAAAGGCTCTGCGACAAGCCCTTACCTCGCACGACTGCGGCGCGCTGGAGATCCTGGTGCGGGGGGTGCGGGTCGATCCCGATGAACTGCGGCGCCGGATGCGGCCCCGCGGCGGGACCGCGCTGTCGGTGGTGATCACCCGCATCGGCGCCGGCCCGGCGGCGCGGCCGCATGCCTTCATCTGCCGATCGCCCCGTCCCGCGTCCGCGCCGCGCTAG
- a CDS encoding class I SAM-dependent methyltransferase, translating to MTSTHESPAPNPHATAEQVEAAMKDSKLAQVLYHDWEAESYDDKWSISYDQRCIDYARGRFDAAVPEEVQRELPYDRALELGCGTGFFLLNLIQAGVARRGSVTDLSPGMVKVATRNGQNLGLDIDGKVADAEGIPYEDNTFDLVVGHAVLHHIPDVELSLREVVRVLKPGGRFIFAGEPTTVGNTYARALADLTWKTTVAAMKLPFLSSWRRPQEELDENSRAAALEWIVDLHTFDPKDLETMASNAGAVEVQTASEEFTAAMLGWPVRTFESTVPSGKLGWNWAKFAFGSWTTLSWVDANVWRRVVPKGWFYNVMVTGVKPS from the coding sequence ATGACCAGCACGCACGAATCGCCGGCGCCCAACCCGCACGCCACCGCGGAGCAGGTCGAGGCGGCCATGAAGGACAGCAAGCTCGCCCAGGTGCTCTACCACGACTGGGAAGCAGAAAGCTACGACGACAAATGGTCGATCTCCTACGATCAGCGCTGCATCGACTATGCGCGGGGCCGGTTCGACGCCGCGGTACCCGAGGAAGTGCAGCGTGAGCTGCCCTATGACCGTGCGTTGGAATTGGGCTGCGGCACCGGATTCTTTCTGCTCAACCTGATCCAGGCGGGGGTGGCACGCCGCGGTTCAGTCACCGACCTGTCCCCGGGCATGGTCAAGGTCGCCACCCGCAACGGCCAGAACCTCGGGCTGGACATCGACGGCAAGGTCGCCGACGCCGAGGGTATTCCGTACGAGGACAACACCTTCGACCTGGTGGTCGGGCACGCGGTGCTCCATCACATCCCCGACGTCGAGCTTTCCCTGCGCGAGGTGGTCCGGGTGCTCAAGCCGGGCGGCCGCTTCATCTTCGCCGGTGAACCGACCACGGTCGGAAATACCTACGCTCGCGCGCTGGCCGACCTGACCTGGAAGACCACCGTGGCGGCGATGAAGCTGCCGTTTCTGAGCAGCTGGCGCCGGCCCCAGGAAGAACTCGACGAGAACTCGCGGGCCGCGGCGCTGGAGTGGATCGTCGATCTGCACACCTTCGACCCGAAGGACCTCGAGACGATGGCCTCCAACGCCGGGGCGGTGGAAGTGCAGACGGCGAGCGAGGAGTTCACCGCCGCGATGCTGGGCTGGCCGGTGCGGACCTTCGAGTCGACAGTCCCGTCGGGCAAACTCGGCTGGAACTGGGCCAAGTTCGCGTTCGGCAGTTGGACCACCTTGAGCTGGGTCGATGCCAACGTATGGCGCCGGGTGGTGCCCAAGGGCTGGTTCTACAACGTGATGGTCACCGGGGTCAAGCCCTCCTGA
- a CDS encoding enoyl-CoA hydratase-related protein yields MTIQHEFVSLHTDPDHPGIGTIWLARPPANALSRQMYRELAATAAQAGAREDISVVIIFGGHEIFSAGDDVPELRTLSAAEADVAAAVRDDAIEAVASIPKPTVAAVTGYALGSGLWLALAADWRVAGDNVKVAASEILADFIPDAAALGRLAAVVGAARAKDMVFSGRFVDAEEAAAIGLVEELVAPDAVYDAARARAGRFVAAPALAVAAAKDIIDGRCPPEQQRARYLEVFSASTAT; encoded by the coding sequence GTGACCATTCAGCACGAGTTCGTGAGCCTGCACACCGACCCGGACCATCCGGGCATCGGCACCATCTGGCTCGCGCGCCCGCCGGCCAACGCCCTGTCCCGGCAGATGTACCGCGAACTGGCGGCCACCGCGGCGCAGGCCGGCGCGCGCGAGGACATCTCGGTGGTGATCATCTTCGGGGGGCACGAAATCTTCTCGGCCGGCGACGACGTCCCGGAGTTGCGTACCCTCAGCGCGGCCGAGGCCGATGTCGCCGCCGCCGTCCGCGATGACGCCATCGAGGCCGTCGCCTCGATCCCGAAACCCACGGTGGCCGCCGTGACCGGCTACGCGCTCGGCAGCGGGTTGTGGCTGGCGTTGGCGGCCGACTGGCGGGTGGCCGGCGACAACGTCAAGGTGGCCGCCTCGGAGATCCTCGCGGACTTCATCCCCGATGCCGCCGCACTGGGTCGGCTGGCGGCCGTCGTGGGCGCCGCCCGCGCCAAGGACATGGTCTTCAGCGGGCGGTTCGTCGACGCCGAGGAGGCCGCCGCGATCGGTCTCGTCGAAGAACTGGTGGCCCCCGACGCGGTCTACGACGCGGCCCGCGCCCGCGCCGGCCGGTTCGTCGCTGCCCCGGCCCTCGCGGTGGCGGCCGCCAAGGACATCATCGACGGCCGCTGCCCACCCGAGCAGCAGCGGGCGCGCTACCTCGAGGTTTTCAGCGCCAGCACCGCCACTTGA